Part of the Lolium rigidum isolate FL_2022 chromosome 6, APGP_CSIRO_Lrig_0.1, whole genome shotgun sequence genome, GTTCTTTCGTTTGAAGTAACAATATTTGCTAGTGTAGCTGGAGTACCCCACATTCTCTCGCGAGAAGCTACATTTTTAGTCACTGAGATAGCACGGACCACATGTGGAGGCATCTAAAAATCATACATAGTCCCTGGGAAGAATATATATAACTCATTTTAGTTCAATCAAACAAGCATAAATATTGATATTGCACAGTTGCACTTATATCCATGTCATCTGAACTTCTAAGAgtgagttcaaaaaaaaaaagatgtcacCTCTCCTATGCTAGAGTTCTTAATTTCTTGTGTGTATATTGAATCTAACATGGATGAATGAATTATAAGTTTagtgcaaaacaaaaaaacatcACTATGCCTATTGTTGGCAAGTAAAAAAAGGCAGGTACATACGGATATGGCATATCAAAATCTGTCTAAACTTGCCTAAATAAGTTTTATGGAGTAAACTTATGAAGGTACAGCAAGTAGATATCTGTCTTGAAGcatatttacttttctttttgAGAGACAAAAACTTGCTCACATAAACAGATAGATTACAATTCTCATACGCTTGAGAGGTTATTCAATGAAAACTAAAACTAATAGTTCTGCCGGTCCAGAAGAGGCAAGATAACATTTAGCATTACTTAAGTACTGGTCATAGAACCACTTGCCAACACGGTCTGAATCTGAGCATCAAACCAAAGAAATACCAACACTAAATCATACCAAACATCCTCTCAGCTGCCCAGAACATAGTAGATGCAATATCCCTCATCTGACGAACTGTAGATGTGTGGATGATTGAAAGAACATTGAGAGCTACATGGTACAAATTAGAGGAAGGTACACCTGATCGAAAAATATATTCAGCAAGCATCTCATGTCACTCCGAATGGTGCCATTGGATCCATAGGATATAAATATTCACCAGTGCGTAGAAAAAGACACCCATCAGATCCCTGTTCGCTAGAGATAATTTTTAAGATGAGTTGGTTCGTAAAAGTTAAAATAATATGTTAAACTATGATCTTATGTGGCACATCCGTTTTATTGATAGTATCCTTTTACTTCTGGATGGTTCTGTCAAAATCTAGTATGTTGTCCATCCACTTGATCACTATCTGATTTTATTTTGCTTCAACTATAAATTTCCTAGGTTCCCATTGTTTCTTCTGTTCTAGGCTAACCAAATTTATGCGTCACAAATTTCTTCTTGTATCGGACTTGAAGGCTGTATTGGTCATCAGAGTAAATCTATGGTCTGCAGGTAAGTAATTTTTTTAGATTGGTTAATATCAATGTTGGATAATCTCCCTAGAAGAAAACATTATCTATCTGAACTTCATGGACAAATTAATAGCAACAACGTATATATGCCTTCGTGTGATAGTTCTCGGCGTTTTCTCTCTGGCTACTGGAAGTTGCTTCATCACTGCAAAGATTCCTCTACGGAGGATATTGTCAAAGGAAAGAAACTGATGGTTGAAGATGGGGCATTGCCTTCTCCTCAGGTGGTAAAAATGGGACCTGATAAACCTTGGATCAAGCCCCCAGTAGGCTGGGTGAAACTCTCCATTGATGGATCCTTCAGTGCTGCTGATCATAGCGCCGGGGCTGGCATGGTGCTTCGCGATACTACTGGAACAACGATCTTCACTGCATGCAAATTCATGGATGATTGTGATGGTCCTTTTGAGGCAGAAATTCGAGCTTGTGTGGAGGGTTTGGACCTGGCGATTCACCGCAGTCCCTATCCTATAATAGTAGAGACTGACTGCGCCCAGTTGGTAGAGGCCATTAATTCTTCTGTGCAGGATAGATCACCCTTTCTTCATTGGGTGTCGGAGATTAGAACTTTTTGTAATCAAGAGCATGAGTGTGTTTTTGTAAAAGTGGAACGATCACAGGTTAGGGTTAGTCATGATCTTGCAAATTATGCAAGATTGGAACGCATTACTGATCTTTGGTTAGGTTCGGGTCCTGATGTTGTGCTACAGGCCCTAGAACATGATCAACTTGTAACCCCACCTGCTTAATAAAGTTCCTTtttactcgcaaaaaaaaaacaacgtATATATGCTTTTCCCTATTGTTTTCATTAGaccaaaaaaaatacttttactTATGACAACCCTAAATAAAAAATTATTGCGCACTCTGCGACTTATAAAAGGAAGTAACTTCTTCTAAATAAATTGGTGAAGAAAAAAATATCAAAATGTAGGAGAAAGAAACTGGGCCTTGGTCCCACAAAAGCAAGTAAAAGATAGAAGGATAAAAGGCCAACATACCCGTACATCGAAGCCCACCAGCGTGATCCGCCCGCACAAGTTCTGAGGCCACCCAACCACTCAACAAGATGTCGATGACACCCCAGCGGCACACGCAGCCACCACCCGCCACGCTGCTCGCCAATTCCACCCACTGACCAATCTCACAGAAGAAAGAAAATTCATAAAATGTTTCATTAGACCGACACATAGGATCTAGCTACTCCTGAACTACAGAAATTTTGAACTGAAGCTTCTAATATTGAAAGAACagaataataataatattgtACATAACTGCTAAATAATTCCAATGATGCACAAGAAGTCATGTACAGTTAAATTCATAAGTTAATTGGTAAGTTTCTACTAAAGGTTCAAAACTTTTGTGATTCAAACATTAGAAAACTTGGAAGAAACTAAAGAGTGCTTACTTTGCCACAAACCAAACGAACTGCAGAATGTTGTTTGAGATATTGCGGCCATAGGAATACAAAGTTTACCACATCTATTCTTGCACAAGTAGCACATATTCAAATATAAAAGCATGTATCACCAATTAAGTCTTTCCACAAGGACTATGAACCCCAACATGTGGTGCACCTCTAATTTTCATTCAGTATCAAGGCGTGAGGCACTTCCCTTTAATATCTTAAACATCAGTAGACGTTCAGCGAATGGATAGAGAATTAGTGTACATAAGAGTCAGAAAACTGAACATAATTTCCAACCAAAGAATCGCCTTTGGAAAGAAGTAAATCATTACAATTATATGATCTCTACATGAGCAAAAGTATATTTTCTTCCGCATTATGATCAGTACAGTTAAACAGGTTTAGAAGCTACAAGGTAGTCAGATTCTATGATCCCAAATTCATCTTGAGGATAAGCAATCGAGTGTATATGCACACATAAGTAGGTACATGCTCTAGCTTAAGAGAAGATCATGGAAAAATTGTCAGGCTACCATACTTGCTTGATATCATGTGAATCAGAGTCCAGATGTACTTATTTTTGTGATTTAATTTCTCTGATGCCATACACAAGAAATTCTCTCTAATGTTTGCTCAGTTTTTTTTAGAATGCTACGGGAGTACTTCAGAAATACAAAATTCACCAAAACAATTACATCAAAATCGAGACAGTGATAGAACAATTTTGTAAGTTACTTACAAAGCAAAAACATAGGCAAGCATAGCCAAAGAAAGAGAACACAATCCTTAAAACACAAACAACCATGCAGCTTCACCAGGCGGTGATACAAATGAGAGCAGGAGCATACATTTCAGACATCCACGGAGCAGCAGCAGAAACGGTGTAGATACATTTCAGACATCCATGATGCACACAAGAAACAAAGCAGATCGCCAACTGTCAATAAAAAATACGAACAGGAATAGCCACCATGCCTTCCGTTGGATCCCACCGCCCGCCTTGACCCCTCAGTCCCCCAGCTGCTCACCACGGTGGAGATGCCACCCGCAGTGCCGCCTGAAGCCACCAGTCCCCAGATTACCTGACACCCAAATAGATGCGGCGAAGTTCACCGACGATGCTGTCGTCGATTCAGCCCACTGAGACCGCCCACCTCTGACCTCTCGcctagccaccggggccgcccgccaCAAATCATGCCTCAGTTGGCCAAATCTGCGGCTGCCGCCGCTCGCCGTAGACGGCCGGCCGCTACCGGCGACCAGTTGGGGACGAAGACAGTGAGAcgcgggatctggtgcctagggaTAAGAGGAGGAACTACGATGGAGCAGCGAATCAAGAATTCTCTTTAGTCTTTATACATCGGCTGATTGGCCCGCTTGACCCAGGAACCGCCTTAGCGCCCAGTCCACGAACCGTCATGCAAAGTGGGCCCAGCGAAAGGGACCTGCCGATCGACCAGAAGGGCTgggaaccctgggagcttagagctctttaggGATGGCTTCAACTTCCATTCACTTTGCGTTTCTCCTTTTAGAACTCGCTCACTCACACCTTACCGCGCGGCGACACGTGTCCCACGCCGCCAACCAAACGCAGAGTCCAGGCTAGCTACCGCCTCAACCATCCGTTCGGGTCCTGCGCACTGACGCGTGGTCACCAAAGCGCGGTACGGCCCACCAGTCAGCTTCCAGCTGCGCTCCCTCTTATCTGCATCGCGCGCAGCTGCCACATCGCCCTCCGCTCacttcccgccgccgccggctcagGCCGATACAAACAACGAACCCCGACCCAGGCCAGCCAAGTAAAAGGAAAGCCACCGATCAAATTATCTAGCCATCCTTCAAACCGCAAAAGGCGAGGAGAGAGTCATGGAGGACAGAGACCACCAGAACCTCCCGGAATCTTGGGATGACTACGTCGccgtcgtcgacgaggaggagggagatgaagACGGCGGCGGGTTCACCTTCCCGGCCCTGCCGTTCGCGGCGGACGGGAGCATCGTGCCCGTGTACCCCATCTTCGGCCGGCCCCCGTCCCCGCCGtccccgccggcgccggagacggcCACCGTGCGGCTGCCGCTGGGGCGGCTCCTGCTGGAGGAGCGCGACTTCCGCGCGAGGCAGAGGGACGCGGaacggccgccgccggcgccgccggacgAGGAGGGCGGCGAGCTGGAGGGCGTGGCGCCGGAGAGCTACTGCCTCTGGGCGCCCGGGCAGTCCGCTCCGGCGTCCCCACGGGTGTGCCGGAAGAGCGGCTCCACGGGGTCGGTCCTCCGGTGGCGCAGCATCAGCGACCGCTTCGTGGGCCGGAGCCACAGCGACGGCAAGGAGAAATTCGTCTTCTTGAGCGCTGGCTCAGGGTCAGGGCCTCCCAAGCAGGACGAGAAAGGAGATAGCGGCAGGAAAGACGACGGCGCTGTCAGCGTCGGTGACCGTGGACGGAGTTATTACAGCAAaggtgcaggaggaggaggcggcggcggcggcgctgctggccgGAGGAGATCGTATCTACCGTACAAGCAAGAACTTGTCGGGCTGTTCGCCAACGTCAGTGGGTTACGGCGGAGCTATCCCCCGTTTTAATGcgtttctttcctttttcttcttctctcttgtCCGTACTGTCTTGTCTGTTTTCGTGTGCATAGTGGATACTGTGTTTCCGTAGGGCTAGAAATATATTTTGTGTGTTTATAAATTAtagaatggcatagtatttgaaaCGAACTTTGGCATCTCAAATAGTACTGATAGTAGGAGAGAATATAGTTATAGGTTGTCTGATTGCTTCATGCTTCAGTCAGAGCTGCCGTTCTTTTAGGCTGTTCTAACAACAATGTTTctattcccgcaaaaaaaaacaacaacaatGTTTCTAGTACATGTTCAAATAATGATTATATCGAGAGAATTTTGTATGTCgttagggcatgcccaatgcatagcccCAGGGGTGCTGCCTCATAGCTTTAtcttggttcgggtggtccaaattaggttcggataaggaggcagcctcttcatcaggaggcaacctcttcagccataaagtaaaaaatgtgagagagaaagagaaaacccaaatcagcttttgagaaaaagacatattaatgggaccataacatggcatgcatatgtcaaaagttttatccaagcctagttggacagctgcctccattgctcatgcccttagaTTTCGGTGAATCCAGATCCTCTTGTTTTGTGTCAGCGTGTTACTTTGGGCAAATCTCTGGGTGACAGCGAAAGGTGTGCAGTATTTGATACCATGATGTCGCACTAGTTTTTTTAAATATTCATAATAAGtgtataaataatttcatgcctcgATGTCTCGtgattcttcatcttcatgtcGTGAAGAGAAGAGCGTCTCTACATCGACCGAAATGGTCAAAATCAACCATGCGTCtgatggctccagcggcacgatgtATTTTTTGCTCGAATtatttttttataacatgaaaacataatttatatAGTCTAACACATGAAAATAAACTCTAAACCCCTGCGCCTActgcttctcctcatcgttgtcgAGTACTGTACGATGAGCTCTGGTACCGTCCACGGCCAGTTGGGAACCGGCAGAACGTACGTCGGGCGCGCcgacggtgctggaggtggaggcgcccagggttgtggttgtggcggaggtggaggcgcccagggctgtggcggcggtggaggcgcccagggatttggcggtggtggaggagcccaggggttgtacggcggcggttgtagcgccagtcgtagggcttcatcctccgacagtcccggcggcatgaagccgatggcgtaccggggcagcggcgacTGCACAGGtgggtcgttctcggagacgaggacgccgagcttcgccatctcgtcgtctgtCATGTTGTCCGGGAACTCAAACTTGCGGCCCTCCACCATGGCCAGCTGCCAATCCTGGAAGAcgaccgcgacgtagtcgtcactgtcgtccttgacctcctcgttgtgatacgccagcgcctcgatgtagtcatcGGCGTCGTCgtattcgtcgtcgtcgtcgccatacTGCACAAACGTCGGCACCTGCTGCGCACACGTCGACGCCTGCTGTCTTCGAGGACGAGGCGCCGGTGGACGGTCGAAAGGGAAGTCCTTGTCGCCCacgaagcccgccctcctcctccgatccatCTCGGTCACGAGATACGTGCGCCAgctatcggagtcgatggcgtacgccggatcggtacagaggtccggcggcaggtaccgcctccttcgtcgGATCTCGGCGGTCCTATCTAGCTCGCGCGCAGGCACCGGAGGGACAGGCACCCGGCGGtaactgagccgccagccgccagacatgtgcacgtccctccaggtgtcgcacggcgtccagtgcgcgtgcatcagcctccccatGCTGACGGGCAGTGGCACCCTGCCCCgccgctcctccttcttggtgccgctgccggacgcctcgaagtcgttcttcttcttccccgtggtgctgcggcggtggtggtgcgagtggaggcgtGGGCGATGGAGGAACGGTGCCGCTGGATTTTTAAGGCCGGCCACGCGCGGGAAACAATGCCATTGAagacggcgcagaagcccagccgccgcccgccagtgcgcggcaGGCGCGACATTAAtgacgaaggctgcggcgcagacgcggaagcgctgaccgcggaagcgatggccgcggtAGCGATGCCCTCCATACAGGCTCGCTGCTAGGCGGGCCCAGTGGAGAGCAAGCGAACATTTTGCGCGTCcgcgtccgccgcgacgcattTCAGACACAAATATGCGCCGGGTTTGCGTCACAGCGAACGGCCCGGTCACGATGCGTCGCGttgctggaggtggtaccagacgcatttttcgatCCGGCGAACGTAAACAAAAGCTCGcgccactggagatgctctaaggttgaGACCGTTTCAGTGATGTCCACGAAAATCCGTAGTAGTACGATATAGTATGAAGTATAGAACAGTTCATCCCGTTTACGTGTACAACACTACAAACGTGCGATTCTCCGTTTCTTTATATTACTATACTTCAACTAATGCACCTACGATAAGAGAGAATTTTGCTGGTGTATCCAAATACCCGGTCGCCTCTACGTGCTACGTACTTGAGTTCCCCAAATTTCACTCTTTGGAGCTGGGTTTGATGGGTTTCCTTGTCACGGCTCCCATCCATCCGTCAAGTAGGCCAACAAGCAGGGCAACGCGTAGCAGCTCTCGAATGCGACTGCCGCTGCGCGCGCTAGGCTGCTAACCGAACCCAACCAGCAAAAACATACGTAGAGATGAGGTCACTGCCACTCGTACCTAACTTCAGTTTGGGCGATTTGATTCCTTTTGATTTCAATTTTAAGAATCAAAACAGATGTAACCATCTACCCTGATTCCCAAAGGTTAAAAGAAGTTGCACTTTCGGACGGCAAAGCTAGCTAGCGCGAGCACCGGCACGACACTTATTGCTGCTATGCTAAGCAACACTCTATCTTTGCTAAGCTAGGACGCACAAAAGGCCACTACGAGCATTTAGCTGGTGCGTGCGTCTAGTGCGGTGGCCACGTCATGATGCGCGCGCTAGGCTAGCTGGGCAAAATTAAGCCGACTAGCCATACGTGAACGTGATCCGTCGAGTCGGTCGGCCGTGGAAGAAGAGGAGTGGCGACACAAGGCGCGGCGGAGGTCTCTTCGGTTCCACGACATGTCCTTTGCCGGCCGCGCGTGCGCGAGGCAGCCATGATTGGGGATTGTCTGGGCTGGCCAATTCGTGTCAAATAGGGGACTAGTGCTTTGATCGAAGTTGACATGTGGAGTAATTTGAAATCAGGACAGTAGAGAGTGGTGATAGATTTTCTTTGAGGGGAAGAGCAGCGATAGATTTGATTTTAACCAATATCACGATTTTAGAATCGGTTGTTGGGACAATTGACGAGgcaattgagagagagagagagagagagagagaggtgtgtGTGATTAGCTAGGCATTGGTGGCCCGATTGGAGATCCAAAATTGGTTGTCCTCTACGCCATCTGATCCCCATCCAAGGGCCAGAATTAGACGCAACATACTTTTGCATTTTTAGGTCCTAGTATTTGAAAAAATCAAATTGTTGCCGTAACCTTCTCCATTTAAACGAAAAGGGTATCTCCCTCCCCCCCCCTCTAACATTTGTACTATTTATAGCAAAATGCCACCGTAGGTCAGGCAAGTGTAAGTCATCCGGAGTATTGCAACAAAATAAGTCACTCCGCTTGCAAAAAGATATACTATTGCATCAAATCGTCGCACAATTTTTTTCAAATTGCTACAAAAAGTGGTtagacaacaaaaaaattagttgacaCTAAAATCACCAATAAATAGGAAAAAGTCAATAACCTTTACAACAACTAAAAACATGTGTTTGTTGCAAGTAAAAAGTTGGTAAGCAAATTTTTTCTTTGCGGGTTAATTTGCAACAATAGTAACCATCTATTTCAATTAAAATCACGCCTGCAACATTTTGAAGTTTTTGAGAAAACACAACTTCTAGGAAACGCCCGGATAAACATCGCAACATCTCACCTCTACTTTCACAAAACTCACACAATTTCGTTACATTTTGAaaccactaaaataaaactaagaaaaataaaacttgtAGTAAACACATATATAACATTGTAACATCTCTCACATGTACTTTCACAATAAAATGCATATGAGTTTGTTACAATTTAGCGTGCATATGCAACATAGAAATTTTCATGAGAAAACTTACATGCATCATCGTCCATAGCGACCTAGTCTCACTAATTCTTCACCGCCAACCATGAATTTGTCTCGTTGTAGCACTATAGAGAAGGCGACCCCAAACTCGTGCACACTCTTCACATGGATTTCGTGGTTGAAGACCTCCAATTTGTAAGCTCCACTGTCTCTATGGACATGGCTTCCATACAGTAGAAAAGGCAGTAGTAGTAGAGGGCTCCACTGTCTCTGTGGTGGTAGCACTCACATAACTCTATTTCTAGAGGGTCCAAGCCACCAAAATGATCAAAGTGTCTAGCCTTCTTCTATCTGATCTCTTGACCCTTTTCCGTGCTTCAGTCCATCCCCTCTCCACATTTGCATTTTGTTGAGTTGCAAGTCGACTCTTCTCAAGCACCAAAACCAAACATGCGTGGCATATGAGCTTTGGGCCAGGATGTGATCAACCCTCCTCTTGAAGACACGTGAAGCAAACATCTGGATGGTCTTGTAGCCCGTGTCTCGCCCTGTGATATGAGGTCCATAGTTTGTACCGAATCGCAAGCCAACTAAAGATTTTGCATTTCAACGGCGCAAAGGAATCCCATATTGGGTTGTACATACTCCAATCTGCTACCATGACATAACATCTAACTTTTGTTTTAGCAGAATATTCCCAGGATGCAGATCATTTCCAAGTTATGCGATTTGGGGCATGCACATCTCTGTTTACTCCACCAATTTCCTCCCAAAGACGTATGCATATagttatcatatagtagtatcatgcatatgatacttgtgtatgatactatcccTATAGTGCGCagtatcatggagtagtatcatagttatgctatatttattgctatTTAGAATCTCAGTGCAAATtgatgtacaagatttgtttggcattaatttttctcgtgatatgcgctatgatacagtatctacctatgatactctaaactcatctctcctccttaattagctgccacatcagcatttctgtgagaccaatgtgcatgatactagctaaaatactaccactatggctagcctaagagttttcctagtagtggcatGATGAATACGAGTACCCGGGACACGATTGACCAATACTCTTGTGTTTGCCATGTACAGTAGCAAGGTAATCCACTTGATAAACCTCTCTCCAATACCCCATGCTTCTCAGCACCTCAAACAAAAATCCCTAAGAGATCGAGCCAAACACGTGCATGAGGTCGAGTTTCAATAACATACATGTCCGCCTCCTTAGATTAATCTTCCTTGCAACGTGTCTGATTAGTACAAAATTATCATGAAAGCTCCTTTTCTTCACGAACACCGATTGGTCTGTACTAACCAACTCTACCAGTCTTGCTCTCAAGCAATTTTCCACCAACTTAGAAGACAGTTTTGTGAAACCGTGAACCAGACCAATGGGCGTTATTACTTAATTTCTAAAGCATCCTACTTCTTGGGTATAAGTGTAATGAGAGTGCGGTTCAACCTTGCGAAACATCTGCCATATCCTACTTCAAGATTCATCAAGGCCTTCCATCATATGTAGCTTGATAACAACCCATGCACGCTGATAAGAGGCTCTGATAAATCCATCAGGCCTCGGTGCCCTGTCCAGATGCAAATGTTTGATAGTGCTCCAGACTTCCTCCTCTGAGAAGATATTTTTTAACTCCTGCAGTTGTGCCCTAGGCATATACAGTGCATGCAAATAAATGTTATGCT contains:
- the LOC124668098 gene encoding uncharacterized protein LOC124668098, which gives rise to MEDRDHQNLPESWDDYVAVVDEEEGDEDGGGFTFPALPFAADGSIVPVYPIFGRPPSPPSPPAPETATVRLPLGRLLLEERDFRARQRDAERPPPAPPDEEGGELEGVAPESYCLWAPGQSAPASPRVCRKSGSTGSVLRWRSISDRFVGRSHSDGKEKFVFLSAGSGSGPPKQDEKGDSGRKDDGAVSVGDRGRSYYSKGAGGGGGGGGAAGRRRSYLPYKQELVGLFANVSGLRRSYPPF